In Janibacter cremeus, a genomic segment contains:
- a CDS encoding GNAT family N-acetyltransferase has translation MPTADASVRAASANDAPAVGQVQALVWQEAYDGIVPPQVHAAFDPQSFAAAWRDSLRTPPEGVHRLLVACAGEQVVGFVAIGPSQDPDTGQTTGEVTALGVHPMHRRQGHGSRLLNAAVDMLRDAGADHVTVWCLVQHEGVRAFLTGSGLEPDGAYRDRVISPEEDTAREVRLVATLTDDASPEAAG, from the coding sequence ATGCCCACCGCCGACGCCAGCGTGCGCGCCGCCAGCGCCAACGACGCCCCGGCCGTGGGGCAGGTCCAGGCCCTCGTGTGGCAGGAGGCCTACGACGGCATCGTCCCGCCGCAGGTGCACGCAGCCTTCGACCCCCAGTCCTTCGCCGCGGCCTGGCGCGACTCCCTGCGCACACCGCCCGAAGGGGTGCACCGCCTGCTCGTCGCCTGCGCCGGGGAACAGGTGGTCGGCTTCGTGGCCATCGGGCCCAGCCAGGACCCCGACACCGGCCAGACCACGGGCGAAGTCACCGCTTTGGGCGTCCACCCGATGCACCGTCGGCAGGGCCACGGCTCCCGGCTGCTCAACGCCGCCGTCGACATGTTGCGCGACGCCGGCGCCGACCACGTCACCGTCTGGTGCCTCGTCCAGCACGAGGGCGTGCGGGCCTTCCTCACCGGCTCCGGACTCGAGCCCGACGGCGCCTACCGGGACCGGGTGATCTCTCCCGAGGAGGACACGGCCCGCGAGGTGCGACTTGTCGCGACCCTCACCGACGACGCCAGCCCGGAAGCGGCTGGGTGA
- a CDS encoding AzlD domain-containing protein, with the protein MSTTTLWLAVLAACVLGFAAKYAGYLVPESVVDGRRRSRIIGLLPVALLAGLVVTQTVGGEGDIVVDARLAAVALAVVLLWLRANFVIVVVAAAALAAGLRALGWG; encoded by the coding sequence GTGAGCACCACCACCTTGTGGCTCGCCGTCCTCGCCGCCTGCGTGCTGGGCTTTGCGGCGAAGTACGCCGGGTATCTCGTACCCGAGTCCGTCGTCGACGGTCGGCGTCGTTCCCGGATCATCGGCCTCCTCCCGGTCGCCCTGCTCGCCGGGCTGGTCGTCACCCAGACGGTCGGAGGCGAGGGCGACATCGTCGTTGACGCCCGGCTGGCGGCCGTCGCCCTCGCCGTGGTGCTGCTGTGGCTGCGGGCCAACTTCGTCATCGTCGTCGTCGCGGCAGCCGCCCTGGCCGCCGGCCTGCGAGCGCTCGGCTGGGGCTAG
- the dapB gene encoding 4-hydroxy-tetrahydrodipicolinate reductase: MTTKVAVIGAAGRMGSTACDAVEGADDLELVGRYDDGDDLGDLGGADVAIDFTVLAASEGNVRHCVARGVHVVVGTSGWTDAKAGELRSDVEAKGGVGVLIAPNFAIGAVLMMQFAKQAARFYESVEVIELHHPRKVDAPSGTATRTAEMIGAAREEAGLGAVPDATTQDPDGARGAQVEGVPVHAVRLRGLVAHQEVLLGNEGEMLTLRHDSFDRVSFMPGVLAGVRAVGKHPGVTVGLENVLGL, from the coding sequence ATGACGACGAAGGTGGCAGTGATCGGCGCCGCAGGGCGCATGGGTTCGACGGCGTGCGACGCGGTGGAGGGAGCCGATGACCTCGAGCTCGTCGGCCGATACGACGACGGGGACGACCTCGGCGACCTCGGCGGCGCGGACGTCGCCATCGACTTCACCGTGCTCGCTGCCAGCGAGGGCAACGTGCGCCACTGTGTCGCCAGGGGCGTCCACGTCGTCGTCGGCACCTCGGGCTGGACCGATGCCAAGGCCGGGGAGCTACGCAGCGACGTCGAGGCGAAGGGGGGCGTCGGGGTGCTCATCGCGCCGAACTTCGCCATCGGTGCCGTCCTGATGATGCAGTTCGCCAAGCAGGCCGCGCGCTTCTACGAGTCGGTCGAGGTGATCGAGCTGCACCATCCGCGCAAGGTCGACGCCCCGAGCGGCACCGCGACGCGCACCGCCGAGATGATCGGCGCCGCGCGCGAGGAGGCCGGGCTGGGGGCGGTCCCCGATGCGACGACCCAGGACCCGGACGGGGCCCGTGGCGCACAGGTCGAGGGGGTGCCGGTGCACGCGGTCCGCCTGCGCGGCCTCGTCGCCCACCAGGAGGTCCTCCTGGGCAACGAGGGCGAGATGCTCACCCTCCGCCATGACTCCTTCGATCGGGTCTCCTTCATGCCCGGCGTCCTCGCCGGCGTGCGCGCGGTCGGCAAGCACCCCGGTGTGACCGTGGGGCTGGAGAACGTGCTCGGCCTCTGA
- a CDS encoding AMP-binding protein, protein MPEPDPAAIWQIAPPSSWEEIADLISFDTPFADLWLPGGRSGRWFVGGALNLSTNCVDRHLADRADQAAIHWEGEPGDRRTLTYAQLHDEVLALTAALRGMGVDRGDRVGLHLGWLPETVVIMLACARIGAIHTVLPAPLPVEPLGDRLELLDLKVLFTQDGAWRRGTVLPLKSRADDALLAGGSVEHTIVVRRTGMDVAWFEGDRWYHDLVAPARPGGVTPPVGDPSAPASLPADHPIAAIPLAHRGGQTVSIVHGTATMLAGATAVHRRLRTGGVFWCAADIAWTVTQFHGIYGPLAYGDTVVMYEGTLDQPSQTRAWDIVARYGVDSMVTTPSVARTVRGWARELPEASELPSLRRVTTAGEPVEEELRSWLGQAFASREIDVVDAWGQLELGGIVQVDGSGGDDVAPVPDCGLDIVDAEGRPVAEGEAGEAILRLPWAGTMVGVEGPQAGVADMHWTRHPGSYATGDLVVRRGDGRMDFLGRTDEVVSISGQLVSLREVREVLADHPFVEAAEVTSRKDPDLGRSLVAAVSLSSEVGPDPDLDGVAVELMETVREVMGGLARPRAVLVLDRFGADLGQRERLRAIAILATPDRAGAPRQVTWEQVVAAAGQ, encoded by the coding sequence ATGCCTGAGCCGGACCCCGCAGCCATCTGGCAGATTGCCCCGCCGTCCTCGTGGGAGGAGATCGCCGACCTGATCTCCTTCGACACCCCCTTCGCCGACCTGTGGCTGCCCGGCGGACGCTCCGGGCGGTGGTTCGTCGGCGGTGCCCTCAACCTCTCCACCAACTGCGTCGATCGGCACCTCGCCGACCGGGCCGACCAGGCGGCCATCCACTGGGAGGGGGAGCCGGGGGACCGGCGCACCCTGACCTACGCCCAGCTGCACGACGAGGTGCTGGCGCTGACCGCCGCACTGCGGGGGATGGGTGTCGACCGGGGCGATCGCGTCGGTCTGCACCTGGGGTGGCTCCCCGAGACCGTCGTCATCATGCTCGCCTGCGCCCGCATCGGTGCGATCCACACCGTGCTGCCGGCCCCTCTGCCGGTCGAGCCCCTCGGGGACCGACTGGAGCTGCTCGACCTGAAGGTGCTCTTCACCCAGGACGGTGCCTGGCGGCGCGGGACCGTGCTTCCCCTGAAGTCGCGCGCCGACGACGCACTCCTTGCCGGCGGATCGGTCGAGCACACCATCGTCGTGCGCCGCACGGGGATGGACGTCGCGTGGTTCGAGGGCGATCGCTGGTACCACGACCTCGTGGCCCCGGCACGGCCCGGCGGCGTGACGCCGCCGGTGGGTGACCCATCGGCGCCCGCGTCCTTGCCGGCCGACCACCCGATCGCGGCAATCCCCCTGGCCCACCGAGGTGGTCAGACCGTCTCCATCGTGCACGGCACCGCGACCATGCTGGCCGGGGCCACGGCCGTCCACCGTCGCCTGCGCACCGGTGGCGTCTTCTGGTGCGCTGCTGACATCGCCTGGACCGTCACCCAGTTCCACGGCATCTACGGTCCGCTGGCCTACGGCGACACGGTCGTGATGTACGAGGGCACGCTCGACCAGCCCTCGCAGACCCGGGCATGGGACATCGTCGCCCGATACGGAGTGGACAGCATGGTCACGACCCCATCCGTGGCGCGGACCGTGCGGGGCTGGGCCCGTGAGCTGCCCGAGGCCTCCGAGCTGCCCTCGCTGCGCCGGGTCACCACGGCCGGTGAGCCGGTCGAGGAGGAGCTGCGGTCCTGGTTGGGGCAGGCCTTCGCCTCGAGGGAGATCGATGTCGTCGACGCCTGGGGCCAGCTCGAGCTCGGCGGAATCGTCCAGGTGGACGGCAGCGGTGGTGACGACGTGGCTCCCGTGCCGGACTGTGGCCTCGACATCGTCGACGCCGAGGGGAGGCCGGTCGCGGAGGGTGAGGCCGGCGAGGCGATCCTTCGGCTCCCGTGGGCGGGCACGATGGTCGGTGTGGAGGGCCCGCAGGCGGGGGTCGCGGACATGCACTGGACCCGCCACCCCGGTAGCTACGCCACGGGTGATCTGGTCGTTCGTCGGGGCGACGGACGCATGGACTTCCTGGGGCGCACCGACGAGGTGGTCTCGATCTCCGGGCAGCTGGTCTCCCTCCGCGAGGTCCGTGAGGTCCTGGCGGACCACCCCTTCGTCGAGGCCGCCGAGGTGACCTCCCGCAAGGACCCCGATCTCGGGCGCTCGCTCGTCGCCGCGGTCAGCCTCAGCTCCGAGGTCGGCCCGGACCCGGACCTGGACGGCGTCGCGGTGGAGCTGATGGAGACGGTGCGCGAAGTGATGGGTGGTCTCGCCCGTCCACGTGCCGTCCTCGTCCTCGACCGTTTCGGCGCAGACCTGGGGCAGCGGGAGCGACTGCGAGCCATCGCCATCCTGGCGACGCCGGATCGGGCCGGCGCCCCTCGACAGGTCACCTGGGAGCAGGTTGTGGCTGCCGCCGGTCAGTGA
- a CDS encoding SMP-30/gluconolactonase/LRE family protein, translated as METMMPLTIVPVPGLGAEDVLVGPDGRVWTGTVDGAVIAVTPDGRSSERVVETGGRPLGLEWLPDGRLLVCDARRGLLAVDVHGTGAIEELVTHVDGAAMVFTNNAAVAADGTIWFSDSSRHWGVEVWKSELIEHTRSGRLLRRAVDGSVTTVLDGLAFANGVALLPDESAVLVAETALQRIRRVELSGGLPVADHVVGSEGSGVVPPAEQLFVTGLPGYPDNISRGSDGLIWSAIASPPDPVLGMLQKAPQRVRDLALRLPDAVKPTPKRTVRFTAHDSAGSLVHDLSSDATSWHMATGVREQDGRVWLGSLVEPAIAHIDLSR; from the coding sequence ATGGAGACGATGATGCCGCTGACGATCGTGCCGGTCCCCGGCCTCGGGGCCGAGGACGTGCTCGTGGGGCCCGATGGGCGGGTGTGGACCGGGACCGTCGATGGGGCCGTCATCGCGGTGACCCCGGACGGGCGCAGCAGTGAGCGGGTGGTCGAGACGGGAGGCCGGCCCCTCGGGTTGGAGTGGCTGCCGGACGGGCGGTTGCTCGTGTGCGATGCGAGGCGCGGCCTGCTCGCCGTCGACGTGCACGGGACCGGGGCGATCGAGGAACTGGTCACGCACGTGGATGGTGCCGCGATGGTCTTCACCAACAACGCCGCCGTCGCCGCCGACGGGACGATCTGGTTCAGCGACTCCTCCCGGCACTGGGGCGTCGAGGTGTGGAAGTCCGAACTCATCGAGCACACCCGCAGCGGACGGCTGCTGCGGCGCGCGGTCGACGGCAGCGTCACGACGGTCCTGGACGGGCTTGCCTTCGCCAACGGTGTGGCCCTGCTGCCGGACGAGAGCGCCGTCCTCGTCGCGGAGACCGCGCTGCAGCGCATCCGCCGGGTCGAGCTCAGCGGTGGGTTGCCGGTGGCCGACCACGTCGTCGGCAGCGAAGGGAGTGGCGTCGTGCCGCCCGCGGAGCAGCTCTTCGTCACCGGCCTGCCGGGCTATCCGGACAACATCTCGCGTGGGTCGGACGGGCTGATCTGGTCGGCCATCGCCTCCCCGCCCGACCCGGTCCTGGGCATGCTGCAGAAGGCGCCGCAGCGGGTGCGGGACCTCGCCCTGCGGTTGCCCGACGCGGTCAAGCCCACGCCGAAGCGCACCGTGCGCTTCACCGCCCACGACTCCGCCGGCTCGCTGGTGCACGACCTGTCCTCAGACGCCACCAGCTGGCACATGGCCACCGGCGTGCGCGAGCAGGACGGCCGGGTGTGGTTGGGCAGTCTGGTCGAGCCGGCGATCGCCCACATCGACCTGTCTCGTTGA
- a CDS encoding LysR family transcriptional regulator, whose protein sequence is MAATDLSLRHLAALVAIHEEGSYRRAAARLGFSQAAVTSQIATLEKTLGATVFHRPGGPRPVVLTAVGLEVLDVARDLLATADLLDLRIASLRDGTWGRLAIGTFQSVSARLLPAVLGELRQDSPAVEVTVLESNDNDVLIRALRSARLDVSFLVGPVDAPGLTVREVVRDTFVAVVRAGDPAQEALSIRDLGDRPLIGHDQCACHELVERGFSAAGIQPAFAFRSNDNAAVQAMVRAGIGTAVMPALSVDPQDPGVRLLPIAPALPARSILLAHVAERPPPTAIEFVDRTLAAAAGLEL, encoded by the coding sequence ATGGCCGCCACCGACCTGAGTCTGCGCCACCTCGCGGCGTTGGTCGCGATCCACGAGGAGGGTTCCTACCGGCGGGCGGCCGCACGGCTCGGCTTCTCGCAGGCGGCCGTGACCAGTCAGATCGCGACCCTGGAGAAGACGTTGGGGGCCACGGTCTTCCACCGACCCGGAGGGCCTCGGCCGGTGGTCCTGACCGCAGTGGGTCTGGAGGTCCTCGATGTCGCCCGGGACCTCTTGGCCACCGCGGACCTGCTGGATCTGCGCATCGCGTCGTTGCGCGACGGGACCTGGGGTCGACTCGCGATCGGGACGTTCCAGTCGGTGTCGGCCCGGTTGCTCCCGGCTGTCCTGGGTGAGTTGCGTCAGGACAGTCCGGCTGTCGAGGTGACCGTCCTGGAGAGCAACGACAACGACGTGCTGATCCGGGCGTTGCGCAGCGCCCGGCTGGACGTCAGTTTCCTCGTCGGCCCGGTCGATGCCCCGGGGCTGACGGTGCGCGAGGTGGTGCGCGACACCTTCGTCGCCGTCGTCCGGGCCGGCGACCCGGCACAGGAGGCGCTCTCGATCCGGGACCTGGGGGACCGCCCACTAATCGGACACGACCAGTGCGCATGTCACGAGCTGGTGGAGCGGGGCTTCAGTGCCGCGGGCATCCAGCCGGCCTTTGCCTTCCGCAGCAATGACAATGCTGCGGTGCAGGCCATGGTGCGAGCAGGTATCGGGACGGCCGTGATGCCTGCACTGTCGGTCGACCCGCAGGACCCCGGAGTGCGTCTGCTGCCCATCGCGCCCGCCCTGCCTGCACGCAGCATCCTGCTGGCGCACGTCGCGGAGCGTCCACCGCCCACCGCGATCGAGTTCGTCGACCGGACCCTCGCAGCGGCCGCCGGCCTGGAGCTCTAG
- a CDS encoding AzlC family ABC transporter permease yields MTHPSPAAHADARRQGLSVGVATGVYGISFGALGVASGLDVWQTMALSLLLFTGGSQFAFIGIIGSGGNPVTAVATSTLLGIRNGLYGLQLARVLQLTGWRRAAAAHLTIDESTAVALAQTQPQVQRTGFWAGGLGVFTFWNLSTLVGAIVGNAIGDPRVWGLDAAAAAAFVGLIWPRLRERTGRVTAALAAVIALIAFAPTPAGVPVLLAAIAAVVVGLVDSAPSRARDIEQPEGDFL; encoded by the coding sequence GTGACCCACCCGTCGCCTGCGGCGCACGCAGACGCTCGTCGGCAGGGCCTGTCCGTCGGCGTGGCCACGGGGGTCTACGGAATCAGTTTCGGTGCCCTGGGTGTCGCGTCCGGCCTCGACGTCTGGCAGACGATGGCCCTGTCGCTGCTGTTGTTCACCGGTGGGTCGCAGTTCGCCTTCATCGGCATCATCGGATCCGGCGGAAACCCGGTCACGGCCGTGGCCACCTCCACCCTCCTGGGGATCCGCAACGGCCTCTACGGCCTGCAGCTGGCCAGGGTGCTGCAGCTGACCGGGTGGCGTCGGGCGGCCGCAGCCCACCTGACCATCGACGAGTCCACGGCCGTCGCGCTGGCGCAGACGCAGCCGCAGGTCCAGCGCACCGGGTTCTGGGCGGGAGGGCTGGGCGTCTTCACCTTCTGGAATCTCTCGACGCTCGTTGGCGCGATCGTCGGCAACGCCATCGGTGACCCGCGCGTCTGGGGGCTCGACGCCGCAGCGGCCGCCGCCTTCGTCGGCCTCATCTGGCCCCGCCTGCGCGAACGCACCGGAAGGGTCACGGCCGCGCTGGCGGCAGTCATCGCCCTCATCGCCTTCGCCCCCACACCGGCCGGTGTCCCCGTGCTCCTCGCCGCCATCGCGGCGGTCGTCGTCGGGCTCGTCGACTCGGCCCCGAGCCGGGCCCGTGACATCGAGCAGCCGGAAGGGGACTTCCTGTGA
- a CDS encoding phytanoyl-CoA dioxygenase family protein: protein MTTAALRPSAVVDATTAEEFAATGAVIVRGLFSPEEVATIERGIERTLAEPSPRKKVASSATDPGSFVEDFCNWQRIEEFRRVAYTSRAADVAAALTGSERIRLYHDHVLVKEPGTQQETPWHQDQPYYNVDGLDNCSMWAPVDPVAAESTLEFLAGSHRQGWLMPRTFMSNEARWFPEGSLSELPDIEAHRCDHDIRGWAMQPGDAVFFHMLTLHHAYGVPGTTRRRAFSLRFLGDDMVHAPRRWVTSPQFDGLEDEIAAGAPMDHGLFPVLREGRAAQAGPID, encoded by the coding sequence ATGACAACCGCAGCCCTACGGCCGTCCGCCGTCGTCGACGCGACCACGGCGGAAGAGTTCGCCGCGACCGGGGCCGTCATCGTGCGCGGCCTCTTCAGCCCCGAGGAGGTCGCGACCATCGAGCGGGGCATCGAGCGCACGCTGGCCGAGCCCAGCCCCCGCAAGAAGGTCGCGAGCAGCGCCACCGACCCGGGGAGCTTCGTCGAGGACTTCTGCAACTGGCAGCGGATCGAGGAGTTCCGCCGGGTGGCGTACACCTCGCGCGCTGCGGACGTGGCCGCAGCGCTGACCGGGAGCGAGCGCATACGCCTGTACCACGATCACGTCCTGGTCAAGGAGCCCGGAACCCAGCAGGAGACGCCGTGGCACCAGGACCAGCCGTACTACAACGTCGACGGCCTCGACAACTGCTCGATGTGGGCTCCCGTCGACCCGGTGGCGGCGGAGTCGACGCTGGAGTTCCTCGCCGGGTCGCACCGGCAAGGATGGCTCATGCCACGCACGTTCATGTCGAACGAGGCCAGGTGGTTCCCGGAAGGTTCGCTCTCCGAGCTACCGGACATCGAGGCCCACCGCTGCGACCACGACATCCGTGGCTGGGCGATGCAGCCGGGGGACGCGGTCTTCTTCCACATGCTGACGCTCCACCACGCCTACGGCGTCCCGGGCACCACAAGGCGTCGCGCCTTCTCGCTGCGCTTCCTCGGGGACGACATGGTGCACGCGCCGCGCCGATGGGTGACCTCTCCCCAGTTCGACGGGCTCGAGGACGAGATCGCGGCCGGAGCCCCCATGGACCATGGCCTGTTCCCCGTGCTGCGCGAGGGCCGCGCCGCGCAGGCAGGCCCGATCGACTAG
- a CDS encoding enoyl-CoA hydratase-related protein, with protein MPILSETTDAVTTLTIDRTHRRNALDLTTLEELDAAVTAAVESGSRALVLTGADGHFCAGADLTELEDVTFTERLAEVLEHLAGVPITSIAAISGSCMGLGMQLAVACDVRVVEDGARFAIPVAKLGLMVNKWTLERAARFWGEGAARHMVLTAAVLDHEDAWRLGFTQRRGGLDVALDLARAAVPLAPLTQQGSKVGMDSPTGPDAAYEEAFARAWASCDLAEGQRAFTQRRSPVFQGR; from the coding sequence GTGCCGATCCTCAGCGAGACCACCGATGCCGTCACGACCCTGACCATCGACCGGACCCACCGCCGCAATGCCCTCGACCTGACGACCCTCGAGGAACTGGACGCGGCGGTCACCGCCGCCGTCGAGTCCGGCTCGCGGGCACTCGTCCTCACCGGCGCGGACGGACACTTCTGCGCCGGGGCTGACCTGACCGAGCTCGAGGACGTCACCTTCACCGAGCGGCTCGCCGAGGTCCTCGAGCACCTCGCCGGTGTCCCGATCACGTCGATCGCGGCGATCTCCGGCTCGTGCATGGGTCTGGGGATGCAGCTCGCGGTCGCGTGCGATGTCCGGGTCGTCGAGGACGGTGCCCGCTTCGCCATCCCCGTGGCCAAGCTCGGCCTGATGGTCAACAAGTGGACGCTCGAGCGCGCCGCACGCTTCTGGGGTGAGGGCGCAGCCCGGCACATGGTGCTCACGGCCGCGGTCCTGGACCACGAGGACGCGTGGCGCCTGGGCTTCACCCAGCGTCGGGGCGGCCTCGACGTCGCTCTCGACCTCGCCCGGGCAGCCGTCCCGCTGGCCCCGTTGACCCAGCAGGGGTCGAAGGTCGGGATGGACTCCCCGACCGGCCCCGATGCGGCCTACGAGGAGGCATTCGCACGTGCCTGGGCCAGCTGTGACCTCGCCGAGGGTCAACGTGCCTTCACGCAGCGCCGTTCCCCCGTCTTCCAGGGCCGCTGA
- a CDS encoding helix-turn-helix domain-containing protein translates to MTASHVPESATAGRGGLGTVRNAVRLLELLGEGPAYQQLTDLAERSGLSVPTVHRLLRSLVLADLVVQDPRSSRYGLGPELTRLANHYLSRLPLLGALSPYLSQLRDQLEHTIHVEILVHGEVIYVDRVDGTGPGPYRDAHRVTPALSCAGGRLLAARAEDDDVWQRSLDRAEDHDRQTATDEARARWAAADHLALAPEDPTMPPEVAVPVVDGQGVTVAVLAANIDDPDDDHVVKAVAGKLGRAARAAGRTLGHA, encoded by the coding sequence GTGACTGCATCGCACGTGCCTGAGTCGGCAACGGCCGGTCGGGGCGGTCTCGGGACGGTGCGCAATGCCGTGCGCCTGCTCGAGTTGCTGGGTGAGGGGCCCGCCTACCAGCAGCTGACCGACCTGGCCGAACGGTCGGGGCTGTCGGTGCCCACCGTCCACCGGCTGCTTCGCTCACTCGTCCTGGCCGACCTCGTCGTCCAGGACCCCCGCTCATCCCGCTACGGGCTCGGGCCCGAGCTGACCCGGCTGGCGAACCACTACCTCTCCCGGCTGCCCCTGCTCGGAGCGCTCAGCCCCTACCTCTCGCAGCTGCGCGACCAGCTCGAGCACACCATCCACGTCGAGATCCTGGTCCACGGCGAGGTCATCTACGTCGACCGCGTCGACGGGACCGGTCCCGGCCCCTACCGGGACGCGCACCGGGTGACGCCGGCGCTCTCGTGCGCCGGTGGCCGACTGCTCGCCGCGCGTGCCGAGGACGACGACGTGTGGCAGCGCTCCCTGGACCGCGCCGAGGACCACGACCGCCAGACAGCCACCGACGAGGCCCGCGCCCGGTGGGCGGCGGCCGATCACCTCGCCCTGGCTCCGGAGGACCCGACGATGCCACCGGAGGTGGCTGTCCCGGTGGTCGACGGGCAGGGGGTGACGGTCGCCGTCCTGGCGGCCAACATCGACGATCCCGATGACGACCACGTCGTCAAGGCCGTCGCGGGCAAGCTCGGTCGCGCAGCGCGCGCGGCAGGAAGGACGCTCGGCCATGCCTGA